One stretch of Syntrophorhabdus sp. DNA includes these proteins:
- a CDS encoding carboxymuconolactone decarboxylase family protein, whose protein sequence is MNDDIKKRTQETAKRLWTGGVKLDPPYLTWKEFDKDLANDLSMFITGNLYSRTVLTLPERQMAACAMLAALGAADELRLHVNAALNVGCDPRKLAEVFFQLAPYGGMPLVNKALEVFREVLKGRGEWEAFTKGGK, encoded by the coding sequence GTGAACGATGACATAAAGAAAAGAACCCAGGAGACAGCGAAGAGACTCTGGACGGGAGGGGTGAAGCTCGACCCGCCCTACCTGACCTGGAAGGAGTTCGACAAGGACCTCGCCAACGACCTCTCCATGTTCATAACGGGTAATCTCTATTCCCGGACGGTCCTCACCCTTCCGGAGCGCCAGATGGCCGCCTGCGCCATGCTCGCCGCCCTGGGAGCGGCCGATGAACTGAGGCTCCACGTGAACGCCGCCCTCAACGTCGGCTGTGATCCCCGGAAGCTCGCCGAGGTCTTTTTCCAGCTTGCCCCTTACGGCGGGATGCCGCTTGTCAACAAGGCGCTGGAGGTCTTCAGGGAGGTCTTGAAGGGCCGGGGAGAATGGGAAGCCTTCACGAAGGGCGGGAAGTAG